One Sinorhizobium mexicanum genomic region harbors:
- a CDS encoding MFS transporter, with product MDVTAEAGEQPRASRLGIIGWMLFDWAAQPFFTVITTFIFAPYFVSRLTADHVQGQAIWGYTLTVSGIIIAVLSPVLGAIADATGPRKPWIGFFAIIKIVSLAMLWFAAPGWPILYPAIFLALATVAAEFSIVFNDSMMTRLVSEKEVGRISNIAWGLGYLGGMIVLIAVVALIAGNPATGKTALGLDPIFGLDPAKGEDARITGPISAVWYLIFILPMFLFTPDATKAAMSLGRATATGLSELKGTLGELKQRPGILRFLIARMIFQDGVNGLLALGGTFAAGMFAWQTMELGIYGIILNVVAIGGCLCASWLDARLGSKTIVLWSLICLTIATLGIVSTGPGFTLFGLLTLPTDDTGGLFGTAAEKAYIFYGLLVGIAFGPVQASSRSYLARSVAIEEAGRYFGLYALSGRATSFLAPASVATITVMTDSARIGMMALVVFLAVGLIILLWTPYPAHRPA from the coding sequence ATGGACGTTACGGCCGAAGCGGGAGAGCAGCCCAGGGCGTCGCGCCTCGGCATCATCGGCTGGATGCTGTTCGACTGGGCCGCGCAGCCTTTCTTCACCGTCATCACCACCTTCATCTTCGCGCCCTATTTCGTGTCCCGGCTCACGGCCGACCATGTGCAGGGGCAGGCGATCTGGGGCTATACGCTCACGGTCTCGGGCATCATCATCGCGGTTCTTTCGCCCGTGCTCGGCGCGATCGCAGACGCGACCGGCCCGCGCAAACCGTGGATCGGCTTTTTCGCCATCATCAAGATCGTCTCGCTCGCGATGCTGTGGTTCGCCGCACCGGGCTGGCCCATCCTCTATCCGGCAATCTTTCTCGCTCTGGCGACCGTTGCCGCCGAGTTTTCGATCGTCTTCAACGATTCGATGATGACGCGCCTGGTGAGCGAGAAAGAAGTCGGCCGCATCTCGAACATTGCCTGGGGGCTCGGCTATCTCGGCGGCATGATCGTCCTGATCGCCGTCGTTGCGCTCATTGCCGGAAACCCTGCGACGGGAAAGACGGCGCTCGGCCTCGACCCGATTTTCGGCCTCGATCCCGCCAAGGGGGAAGATGCCCGCATTACCGGACCGATCTCGGCCGTCTGGTACCTGATCTTCATCCTGCCGATGTTCCTGTTCACCCCCGATGCGACAAAGGCGGCGATGTCTTTGGGCAGGGCCACCGCCACGGGCCTTTCGGAGTTGAAGGGCACGCTCGGGGAATTGAAGCAAAGGCCTGGGATACTGCGCTTCCTGATCGCCCGGATGATCTTTCAGGACGGCGTCAATGGTCTGTTGGCGCTTGGCGGCACCTTTGCTGCGGGGATGTTCGCCTGGCAGACGATGGAGCTTGGCATCTACGGCATCATCCTCAACGTCGTCGCGATCGGCGGCTGCCTTTGTGCGAGCTGGCTCGATGCACGGCTCGGCTCGAAAACGATCGTGCTATGGAGCCTCATCTGCCTCACCATTGCCACGCTCGGGATCGTTTCGACAGGCCCCGGCTTCACCCTGTTCGGGCTGCTCACGCTTCCGACGGACGACACCGGCGGTCTCTTCGGCACGGCGGCGGAAAAGGCCTACATATTCTACGGCCTCCTGGTCGGCATCGCCTTCGGACCGGTTCAGGCCTCGTCTCGCTCCTACCTCGCCCGCAGCGTCGCGATTGAGGAAGCCGGCCGCTATTTCGGCCTTTACGCCCTTTCCGGACGCGCGACCTCGTTTCTTGCTCCCGCTTCCGTCGCAACGATCACGGTGATGACCGATTCCGCGCGCATCGGTATGATGGCGCTGGTCGTTTTCCTCGCCGTAGGTCTCATCATCCTTCTATGGACACCCTATCCGGCGCATCGCCCGGCATGA
- the purH gene encoding bifunctional phosphoribosylaminoimidazolecarboxamide formyltransferase/IMP cyclohydrolase, giving the protein MAVASKKIPAPDEVRIRTALLSVSDKTGIVELARALHEKGVRLVSTGGTHKALSDAGLPVSDVSELTGFPEVMDGRVKTLHPGVHGGLLAIRDDAEHVAAMDKHGITAIDLAVINLYPFEEVRAKGGDYPTTVENIDIGGPAMIRASAKNHAYVTIVTDPADYAPLLEEIAGGTTHYAFRQKMAAKAYARTAAYDAAISNWFADVLDTPMPRHRVIGGVLKEEMRYGENPHQKAGFYVTGENRPGVATATLLQGKQLSYNNINDTDAAFELVAEFLPEKAPACAIIKHANPCGVATAPSLAEAYRRALACDSTSAFGGIIALNQELDVPTADEIVKLFTEVIIAPSVSDEAKAIIARKPNLRLLATGGLPDTRVPGLSAKTVAGGLLVQTRDNGMVEDLKLKVVTKRAPTAQELEDMKFAFKVAKHVKSNAIVYAKDGQTAGIGAGQMSRVDSARIAAIKAEEAARALGLAEPLTRGSAVASEAFLPFADGLLSAIAAGATAVIQPGGSMRDEEVIAAANEHNVAMVFTGMRHFRH; this is encoded by the coding sequence ATGGCTGTCGCCTCCAAGAAAATCCCCGCCCCGGACGAGGTCCGGATCCGCACCGCCCTCCTCTCGGTTTCCGACAAGACCGGCATCGTCGAGCTCGCGCGTGCTCTTCACGAAAAGGGCGTGCGCCTTGTTTCGACCGGCGGCACGCACAAGGCACTGTCGGACGCCGGGCTCCCGGTCAGCGACGTGTCGGAGTTGACCGGCTTTCCGGAGGTCATGGATGGCCGCGTCAAGACGCTTCACCCGGGTGTTCACGGGGGCCTGCTCGCCATTCGCGACGACGCTGAGCACGTGGCGGCGATGGACAAGCACGGCATTACCGCCATCGATCTTGCCGTCATCAATCTCTATCCGTTCGAAGAGGTTCGCGCCAAGGGCGGCGATTATCCGACGACGGTCGAGAACATCGACATCGGCGGCCCGGCGATGATCCGGGCCTCGGCGAAGAACCACGCCTATGTCACGATCGTCACCGATCCCGCCGACTACGCCCCCCTTCTCGAAGAGATCGCCGGCGGCACGACGCACTATGCCTTCCGCCAGAAAATGGCGGCAAAGGCCTACGCCCGCACGGCGGCCTACGATGCCGCGATTTCCAACTGGTTCGCTGACGTTCTCGACACGCCGATGCCGCGCCATCGCGTGATTGGCGGCGTGCTCAAGGAAGAGATGCGCTACGGCGAGAACCCGCATCAGAAGGCGGGCTTCTACGTGACCGGCGAAAACCGGCCGGGGGTCGCGACCGCCACGCTGCTGCAGGGCAAGCAGCTTTCCTACAACAATATCAACGACACCGACGCCGCCTTCGAGCTCGTGGCCGAGTTCCTGCCGGAGAAGGCGCCGGCCTGCGCCATCATCAAGCACGCCAATCCCTGCGGCGTTGCGACGGCGCCGTCGCTCGCGGAAGCCTACCGCCGGGCGCTCGCCTGCGATTCCACGTCGGCCTTCGGCGGGATCATCGCGCTCAACCAGGAGCTCGACGTCCCGACGGCGGACGAGATCGTCAAGCTCTTCACCGAAGTCATCATCGCGCCGTCGGTCAGCGACGAGGCGAAGGCGATCATTGCGCGCAAGCCGAACCTCCGGCTGCTTGCAACCGGCGGCTTGCCGGATACGCGCGTGCCAGGCCTTTCCGCAAAGACCGTCGCCGGCGGCCTGCTCGTCCAGACGCGCGACAACGGCATGGTCGAGGACCTCAAACTCAAGGTCGTGACGAAGCGCGCACCGACCGCGCAGGAGCTCGAAGACATGAAATTCGCCTTCAAGGTGGCGAAGCACGTCAAGTCGAACGCCATCGTCTATGCCAAGGACGGCCAGACGGCCGGTATCGGGGCCGGCCAGATGAGCCGCGTCGATTCCGCCCGCATCGCCGCCATCAAGGCGGAGGAGGCCGCCAGGGCACTGGGTCTCGCCGAACCGCTGACGCGCGGCTCTGCGGTCGCATCGGAAGCGTTCCTGCCCTTCGCCGACGGCCTTCTGTCGGCGATTGCCGCCGGCGCCACCGCCGTTATCCAGCCTGGCGGCTCGATGCGTGACGAAGAGGTGATTGCCGCGGCAAACGAGCACAACGTTGCCATGGTCTTCACCGGCATGCGCCATTTCCGGCATTGA
- a CDS encoding heparinase II/III family protein, whose translation MVFSGKQRLLYLYLREGWRRFSRRISLGRLTAMRFAGSTPDRLIVAPTDLRAIDPFVAEEILEGRFPLAGRVLDTEGESPFEIDLPSHEFAARLHSFGWLRHMRAIRDDAGYMRLRQIVDDWIGSHGRTIGDISWEADVIAQRIIAWLSHSPVVLRNAEHGFYRRFLKSLAFQVRYLRHIADTVCDGEARLRVRMALAMASVSMPASASAIRKASRNLDLELDRQILPDGAHSSRSPRAGLELLLDLLPLRQTYVNLGHDVPSRLIPCIDRMYPALRFFRHQGGELALFNGATSVLAHELASVLRYDETAGEPFHSLPHAHYERLSLGETVVIMDTGRPLSIDLSRSAHAGCLSFEMSSGRNRFVINSGAPKFAGERFRQMARATAAHSTVTVNDTSSCRFSQSRFLGPIMTSGVSTVLVQRRDESGSIESLWTSHDGYLASFGLLHERDISILNGGRLLRGRDRLSRGDGGDPDAANAASAVARFHIHPAIAMRWASDSEIYLVAPDGEAWLFACRDGDLAIEEDIFFGDPSGVRASSQITVTFAVAAQPEIQWTLTRES comes from the coding sequence ATGGTGTTTTCCGGTAAGCAAAGGCTTCTTTACCTGTATCTACGGGAAGGCTGGCGCCGATTTTCGCGCCGCATCTCGCTCGGCCGCCTGACGGCGATGCGCTTTGCCGGGTCGACTCCGGACCGACTGATCGTTGCGCCGACCGATCTGCGGGCGATCGATCCCTTCGTTGCCGAGGAGATCCTTGAGGGCCGCTTCCCGCTTGCCGGCCGCGTGCTCGATACCGAAGGCGAATCCCCCTTCGAGATCGATTTGCCGTCGCACGAGTTTGCGGCCCGGCTCCATTCCTTCGGCTGGCTCAGGCATATGCGCGCGATCCGCGACGATGCCGGCTACATGAGGCTCCGGCAGATCGTCGACGACTGGATCGGCAGCCACGGACGCACAATCGGAGATATCTCCTGGGAAGCCGACGTGATCGCCCAGCGCATCATCGCCTGGCTGTCGCATTCGCCGGTGGTGCTGCGGAACGCAGAGCACGGGTTCTACCGCCGCTTCCTGAAAAGCCTGGCTTTCCAGGTTCGCTACCTCCGGCACATTGCGGACACGGTCTGCGACGGAGAGGCGCGGCTTCGCGTGCGCATGGCGCTCGCCATGGCATCCGTGTCGATGCCGGCGTCCGCTTCCGCCATCCGCAAGGCCTCCCGCAATCTCGATCTGGAGCTCGATCGCCAGATCCTGCCGGACGGCGCGCATTCGTCGCGCAGCCCGCGGGCGGGGCTCGAGCTTCTGCTCGATCTGCTGCCGCTCCGGCAAACCTACGTCAACCTTGGCCACGATGTGCCGTCGCGGCTGATCCCCTGCATCGACCGGATGTATCCGGCCTTGCGTTTCTTCCGTCACCAGGGCGGCGAACTCGCGCTTTTCAACGGCGCGACCTCGGTTCTCGCGCACGAACTCGCCTCGGTCCTGCGGTACGACGAAACGGCCGGCGAGCCCTTCCACTCGCTGCCCCATGCCCATTATGAGCGGCTGTCGCTCGGTGAAACCGTCGTCATCATGGATACCGGCCGCCCGCTCTCGATCGACCTGTCGCGCAGTGCCCATGCGGGCTGTCTCTCCTTCGAGATGTCGTCGGGCAGAAATCGCTTCGTCATCAACTCCGGCGCACCGAAGTTTGCCGGCGAACGATTTCGTCAGATGGCCCGGGCGACCGCCGCCCATTCCACGGTGACGGTCAACGATACGTCCTCATGCCGCTTTTCCCAATCGCGGTTCCTCGGGCCGATCATGACGTCCGGGGTCTCCACGGTGCTGGTCCAGCGAAGGGACGAGTCGGGCAGCATCGAGTCCCTCTGGACCAGTCACGACGGGTATCTCGCCTCCTTCGGCCTGCTTCATGAACGCGATATCAGCATCTTGAACGGCGGCCGGCTGCTTCGCGGGCGCGATCGGCTTTCGCGAGGAGATGGCGGCGATCCGGATGCCGCCAACGCCGCCAGTGCCGTCGCCCGCTTTCACATCCACCCGGCGATCGCGATGCGGTGGGCGAGCGACAGCGAAATCTATCTGGTCGCGCCCGATGGTGAGGCCTGGCTGTTCGCCTGTCGGGACGGGGACCTGGCGATCGAGGAGGATATCTTCTTCGGCGACCCCTCGGGTGTGCGTGCCTCCTCGCAGATAACCGTCACCTTTGCCGTCGCTGCACAGCCCGAAATTCAGTGGACCCTTACCCGCGAGAGCTAG
- a CDS encoding RsmB/NOP family class I SAM-dependent RNA methyltransferase, protein MPEDKKNDSRPKRNRAHKTPPKTPRQSAGAATVEKPGLKSRQAAAKILAAVVDRKTSLDGMLDQEHGNPAYRELNDADRALVRAILNSALRHLPRIRAAIDTLLQTPLPEGARALDHVLTVAAAQILYLDIPDHSAVDLAVEQAQADPRNRRFASLVNAVLRRLSREKDTILDKVKAIPAMPDWFYDRLAIHYGREQAERISAAQEVPAAIDLSVKSDPAAWAERLGGTVLPTGSVRLGAFSGTIPALPGFSEGEWWVQDAAASIPARLFGDLAGKSVVDLCAAPGGKTAQLILAGARVTALDQSSSRLRRLRANLARLGLEARTKEVNMADFQPDELFDAALLDAPCSSTGTTRRHPDVLWTKGPEDVEKLAGLQERLLRHALTVVKPGGLVVFSNCSLDPREGEDVVARVVGDGADCERVPIAAAEWPDLGEAITERGEFRTTPAMLPLAAPFAGGLDGFYAAVLRRKRA, encoded by the coding sequence ATGCCTGAAGACAAGAAAAACGATTCACGCCCGAAACGAAACCGAGCGCATAAGACGCCGCCGAAGACTCCGCGGCAAAGCGCCGGTGCCGCGACGGTGGAGAAGCCGGGTTTGAAGAGCCGCCAGGCTGCCGCCAAGATCCTGGCAGCCGTCGTCGACCGCAAGACCTCGCTCGACGGCATGCTCGACCAGGAGCACGGCAATCCGGCCTATCGCGAACTCAATGACGCCGACCGCGCACTGGTGCGGGCCATCCTCAATTCGGCACTTCGGCACCTGCCACGCATTCGGGCGGCGATCGACACTTTGCTGCAAACGCCGCTGCCGGAGGGGGCTCGTGCGCTCGACCACGTGCTGACGGTTGCCGCCGCGCAAATTCTCTATCTCGACATTCCGGATCATTCGGCTGTCGACCTCGCCGTGGAGCAGGCGCAGGCGGATCCGCGCAATCGCCGCTTTGCGAGCCTCGTCAATGCCGTTCTTCGTCGGCTCTCGCGGGAAAAGGACACAATTCTCGACAAGGTGAAAGCCATTCCGGCAATGCCCGACTGGTTTTATGACAGGCTTGCGATCCACTACGGGCGGGAACAGGCCGAGCGCATATCGGCGGCGCAAGAGGTTCCGGCCGCAATCGACCTGTCGGTGAAGTCCGACCCGGCCGCCTGGGCGGAGCGCCTTGGCGGCACGGTTCTTCCGACCGGCTCTGTCCGGCTTGGCGCTTTCTCGGGCACCATTCCGGCACTACCGGGATTTTCGGAAGGGGAGTGGTGGGTCCAGGATGCGGCTGCCTCGATCCCGGCGCGCCTTTTCGGCGATCTGGCCGGCAAGAGCGTCGTCGACCTCTGCGCGGCCCCGGGCGGCAAGACGGCGCAGCTTATCCTCGCCGGAGCAAGAGTGACGGCGCTCGATCAGTCCTCCAGCCGCCTGCGGCGCCTGAGGGCGAATCTCGCGCGGCTCGGCCTCGAGGCCCGGACGAAGGAAGTCAACATGGCGGACTTCCAGCCGGATGAACTCTTCGATGCGGCGCTGCTCGACGCCCCCTGCTCTTCCACGGGAACGACGCGCCGTCATCCGGACGTGCTCTGGACGAAGGGACCGGAGGACGTCGAGAAGCTTGCCGGGCTGCAGGAACGCTTGTTGCGTCACGCGCTGACCGTCGTAAAGCCCGGCGGGCTGGTGGTCTTTTCCAACTGCTCGCTCGATCCGCGCGAGGGCGAGGACGTTGTTGCGCGCGTCGTCGGCGACGGCGCGGATTGTGAGCGCGTGCCCATTGCTGCTGCCGAGTGGCCTGACCTCGGTGAGGCAATCACGGAGCGCGGCGAGTTTCGCACGACGCCCGCCATGCTGCCGCTTGCAGCACCGTTCGCTGGCGGGCTTGACGGTTTTTATGCGGCAGTGCTTCGCCGCAAGCGCGCCTAG
- the htpX gene encoding zinc metalloprotease HtpX translates to MNTMRTAMLLAVMTVLFMAVGYAIGGTGGMMIALVIAAGMNFFSYWNSDRMVLSMYRAQEVDERNAPEYYGIVRDLAQKAGLPMPRVYVIDSPQPNAFATGRNPENAAVAASTGLLHSLSYEEVAGVMAHELAHIQYRDTLTMTLTATLAGAISMLGNFAFFFGGNRDNNNPLGFVGVLVAMIVAPLAAMLVQMAISRTREYSADRRGAEICGNPLWLSSALQKIAGAAHVIHNDDAERNPATAHMFIINPLSGERMDNLFSTHPATENRVAALEEMARGMSVGSTPPVRTDNAVRKSRSVPRTGWGRGGSEPPKGPWS, encoded by the coding sequence ATGAATACCATGCGCACTGCAATGCTGCTCGCCGTCATGACCGTCCTCTTCATGGCCGTCGGCTACGCCATTGGCGGCACGGGCGGCATGATGATCGCCCTTGTCATCGCCGCCGGCATGAACTTCTTCTCCTACTGGAATTCCGATCGCATGGTGCTCAGCATGTACCGTGCCCAGGAGGTGGATGAGCGTAACGCGCCAGAATATTACGGGATCGTGCGGGATCTGGCCCAAAAAGCCGGTTTGCCGATGCCGCGCGTCTATGTGATCGACAGTCCGCAGCCGAACGCCTTTGCCACCGGCCGCAACCCGGAGAACGCCGCGGTTGCTGCCTCCACGGGCCTGTTGCATTCGCTCTCCTATGAGGAAGTCGCCGGTGTGATGGCGCATGAGCTTGCGCATATCCAGTACCGCGACACCTTGACGATGACGCTGACGGCGACGCTTGCCGGCGCGATTTCGATGCTCGGCAACTTCGCCTTCTTTTTCGGTGGCAACCGCGACAACAACAATCCGCTGGGATTCGTCGGCGTCCTTGTCGCGATGATCGTCGCGCCTCTTGCGGCGATGCTGGTGCAGATGGCGATCAGCCGGACGCGCGAATATTCCGCCGACCGACGCGGCGCGGAAATCTGCGGCAATCCGCTCTGGCTTTCCTCGGCGCTGCAGAAAATCGCCGGTGCCGCGCATGTGATTCACAATGACGACGCCGAGCGCAACCCGGCGACGGCGCATATGTTCATCATCAATCCGCTTTCCGGGGAACGGATGGACAATCTCTTCTCGACGCATCCGGCCACCGAAAATCGCGTTGCAGCGCTGGAGGAGATGGCGCGCGGGATGTCGGTGGGCTCGACGCCGCCGGTACGCACTGATAATGCCGTGCGCAAATCGCGCTCTGTCCCGAGAACCGGCTGGGGTCGCGGTGGTTCCGAACCGCCCAAAGGTCCCTGGTCCTGA
- a CDS encoding DUF1674 domain-containing protein, whose protein sequence is MMGINPTLFNITEIRHPMQNDNDNTPDRPKRPLPAAALRALKEAEERRRAAEPQVMPTELGGRGGLDPARFGDWEIKGRAIDF, encoded by the coding sequence ATGATGGGTATAAACCCGACGCTCTTCAATATCACGGAAATCCGGCATCCCATGCAGAACGACAACGACAATACGCCCGATCGCCCAAAACGCCCGTTGCCGGCAGCCGCTCTGCGCGCGCTGAAGGAGGCGGAGGAGAGACGGCGGGCCGCGGAACCACAAGTCATGCCAACCGAGCTTGGCGGTCGCGGGGGGCTCGATCCCGCCCGTTTCGGCGATTGGGAGATTAAGGGTCGAGCGATCGATTTCTGA